A single genomic interval of Lathyrus oleraceus cultivar Zhongwan6 chromosome 7, CAAS_Psat_ZW6_1.0, whole genome shotgun sequence harbors:
- the LOC127106857 gene encoding cyanogenic beta-glucosidase: MAVFHINVFLLLSLLTITIVTPMNGFKPLGVHEVSDFNRSSFPKGFVFGTASSAYQYEGAAFEGGKGPSIWDNFTHKYPEKIRDRSNGDVAVDSYHKYKEDIELIKDLNMDAYRFSISWSRVLPKGKLSGGVNPEGIKYYNNLINELLAKGLQPYVTLFHWDVPQALEDEYGGFLRRRIVDDFRDYAELCFKEFGDRVKHWITINEPWSVSMNAYAIGKFAPGRCSDWLNLNCTGGDSGTEPYLTAHNQLLAHSAAANLYQIKYKSSQRGIIGITLVSHWYEPATTAKADVDASKRGLDFMFGWYMNPLTRGKYPKSMRTLVGKRLPKFSKEESRELKGSFDFLGLNYYSSYYAAHAPHLRNAAQPAIQTDSLINATFEHNGKPLGPMSASSWLCIYPKGFQNLLLYTKKTYKDPVIYITENGRDEFNDPTLSLEESLLDTYRIDYYYRHLYYLETAIRDGVNVKGYFAWSLLDNFEWESGLSLRFGLVFVDFKDGQKRHPKLSAEWFKNFLVKS; this comes from the exons atggCAGTATTTCATATCAACGTGTTTCTGTTACTCTCTCTTTTAACCATCACCATTGTTACTCCTATGAATGGTTTTAAACCTCTTGGTGTTCATGAAGTTTCTGATTTCAACCGGAGCAGTTTTCCCAAAGGCTTTGTTTTTGGAACAGCCTCTTCTGCATATCAG TATGAAGGTGCAGCATTTGAGGGTGGAAAAGGACCAAGCATTTGGGATAACTTCACTCATAAATATCCAG AAAAAATAAGAGATAGAAGTAATGGTGATGTAGCGGTTGACTCCTATCATAAGTACAAAGAAGATATTGAACTCATAAAGGATTTGAATATGGATGCTTATAGATTCTCCATTTCTTGGTCTAGAGTTCTACCAA AGGGAAAGCTTAGCGGAGGTGTAAATCCTGAAGGAATAAAGTACTACAACAATCTCATCAACGAATTATTGGCTAAGG GTTTGCAACCATATGTGACACTTTTTCATTGGGACGTCCCCCAAGCTTTAGAGGATGAGTATGGCGGTTTTTTAAGGCGTCGCATTGT AGATGATTTTAGAGACTATGCTGAACTTTGCTTCAAGGAATTTGGTGATAGAGTGAAACATTGGATTACTATAAATGAACCATGGAGTGTGAGCATGAATGCTTATGCAATCGGAAAGTTCGCACCGGGTCGATGTTCAGATTGGTTAAATTTGAATTGCACAGGAGGTGATTCAGGGACAGAACCATATTTGACTGCACACAACCAACTTCTTGCTCATTCTGCTGCTGCAAATTTGTACCAGATCAAATATAAG TCATCTCAACGAGGCATAATAGGGATTACCTTAGTCTCACACTGGTATGAGCCGGCCACTACAGCGAAGGCCGATGTTGATGCTTCAAAACGAGGCCTCGACTTCATGTTTGGATG GTATATGAATCCGCTTACAAGAGGCAAATATCCAAAAAGCATGCGAACTTTGGTGGGAAAAAGGTTACCAAAATTCTCAAAAGAAGAATCAAGGGAACTTAAGGGGTCTTTTGATTTTCTAGGCCTAAACTATTACTCATCCTACTATGCTGCTCATGCACCTCACCTTCGCAATGCCGCGCAACCGGCCATACAAACTGATTCTCTTATTAATGCTACAT TTGAACATAACGGCAAGCCTCTTGGTCCAATG TCTGCTTCCAGTTGGTTATGTATTTATCCAAAAGGGTTTCAGAATCTTTTGCTTTACACCAAGAAGACGTACAAGGACCCTGTAATTTACATTACTGAAAATG GTCGTGATGAGTTCAACGATCCAACATTATCTCTTGAAGAATCTCTTTTAGATACTTATAGGATTGATTACTACTATCGTCATCTTTACTATCTTGAAACAGCAATCAG GGATGGTGTGAATGTAAAGGGATATTTTGCATGGTCATTGTTGGATAACTTTGAATGGGAATCTGGCTTGAGCTTGAGATTTGGACTCGTCTTCGTTGATTTTAAAGACGGTCAGAAAAGACACCCAAAGCTTTCTGCTGAATGGTTCAAGAATTTTCTCGTTAAATCTTAG